A portion of the Calliphora vicina chromosome 5, idCalVici1.1, whole genome shotgun sequence genome contains these proteins:
- the LOC135960580 gene encoding uncharacterized protein LOC135960580 — MEAKQHSQVTAAPADERNIEIKARIGSDEEFEKRVEIAKKLTNSTGELIVQRDVFFKSESGRFKLRYLQPPARSQLVYYDRPDVAGPKLSKFNKTELDEPEVMEKILSQTNGVRGVLAKKRYLFMYERTRIHLDKVEDLGNFMEFEVCLLPEQTIEEGQLVADKLIKEFGIKSEDLMTGAYFDELKK, encoded by the coding sequence ATGGAAGCCAAACAACATTCCCAAGTCACTGCAGCTCCAGCTGATGAACGTAACATTGAGATAAAGGCACGCATTGGTTCCGACGAAGAATTCGAAAAACGTGTTGAAATTGCCAAAAAACTAACCAACTCCACAGGAGAGCTAATCGTACAGCGAGATGTTTTCTTTAAATCTGAAAGTGGTCGCTTTAAATTGCGCTATCTACAACCACCTGCCCGCTCTCAATTGGTGTACTATGATCGTCCCGATGTGGCTGGACCCAAACTATCGAAATTCAATAAAACCGAACTCGATGAACCGGAGGTGATGGAAAAAATCCTAAGTCAAACGAATGGAGTGCGcggagttttggccaaaaagcgCTATTTGTTCATGTACGAGAGAACACGCATTCACTTGGATAAGGTGGAGGATTTGGGTAATTTTATGGAGTTTGAGGTGTGTTTATTGCCGGAGCAAACAATTGAAGAGGGGCAGCTGGTGGCCGATAAATTGATTAAGGAATTCGGTATTAAAAGTGAAGATCTAATGACGGGAGCATATTTTGATGAGTTGAAAAAATAG